The sequence below is a genomic window from Haloferax mediterranei ATCC 33500.
GCCTGAAGTTGCTCGTCGTCTCGTTCGTCTGGAGTTTCGTCGTGTTGATTCCGATGTTCGTCCTCCCGGTCGTCCTCGAATTCGGTTCGGCCGCCACCGAGTCGATACCGCAGTCCACAACCGCGGCCACGCAAGCGACGAACCTCGGTCTCGGCATCGTTGGCGTCGTCGGGGGGCTGCTCATCATCACTCTCGCGCTTTTCGTCTCCTACGTGGTTCCCGCCGCCGGAGCGAACTTCGCCATCGAAGGGAATCTCGGTGCTGGGTTCCACGTCCGAACGATTCTCAAAGGCGCGTTCACTAGCGAGTACGCCATCGCATGGGTACTCGCACTCCTCATCTTGATGGTAATCGGAACAGTCGGGAACCTCCTGTCGATTATCCTCGTCGGATTCTTCATCAGCTTCTACGCGCAGGTGGCGTCGTTCTACCTGTGGGGCCGGGGCTACGCCGACGGTCTCGGTCGGACGTCTGGTTGGTAACCGCGATAGCAGGACTCTTTTCCGTTCCGCGACGACCGGACGTATATGCGTATTTCGAGCCGCGGTCGAGGCGAGGAAGGGCGCGAGCGAATCACGCTCGTTCCCGAGAACGTCGACGACCTCTGGCACCTCTCGTACGTCCTCGAACCGGGGGATTTGGTCTCCGGCGACACCACCCGCCGCATCCAACGCGACGACGACCAGATGCGGGACACCGGCGGGGAGCGCGAACACCTCAACGTGACCATCGAAGTCGAAGACATCGAGTTCGCCCGATTCGCCAATCGCCTCCGCGTCGGCGGCGTCATCGTCTCCTGTTCCCGCGAAGACCAACTCGGCCACCACCACACGCTCAACGTCGAAGAGCGCGCCGAGATAACCATCGAGAAGCACTTCAAAGCCGACCAGATTGACCGCATCGAGACGGCCGAGCAGGCCGCCGAGAATCCTGATGTGGCAATTGCGACGGTCGAAGAGGGCGCGGCCTACATCCACACCGTCGCCCAGTACGGGACCGAGGAGTACGCTTCGCTCACGAAACCGACCGGGAAAGGCGAGTACGCGCGCCCGCGCTCCGAGTTGTTCGATGAACTCGGAGCGGCGCTCTCGCACCTCGACGTGGACGCTATCATCCTCGCGGGACCGGGCTTCACGAAGAACGACGCGCTGGACTACTTCGAGAACAAC
It includes:
- a CDS encoding mRNA surveillance protein pelota, with the protein product MRISSRGRGEEGRERITLVPENVDDLWHLSYVLEPGDLVSGDTTRRIQRDDDQMRDTGGEREHLNVTIEVEDIEFARFANRLRVGGVIVSCSREDQLGHHHTLNVEERAEITIEKHFKADQIDRIETAEQAAENPDVAIATVEEGAAYIHTVAQYGTEEYASLTKPTGKGEYARPRSELFDELGAALSHLDVDAIILAGPGFTKNDALDYFENNYAEVAENIVTTVDTAGVGDRGVHEVLKRGAVDDVQKQTRIAEEANLIDQLMENISTGAKAAYGIEQVAEAAEFGAIEQLLLLDSRLRAERQSEGDWDIDVNDVIDSVEQKGGEVTVFSAEFQPGEQLRNLGGIAAILRYRLQ
- a CDS encoding DUF4013 domain-containing protein gives rise to the protein MLSDALRFMPQSDDWLATTAIGGILALVATALLFLSFVVPLLFFLSVPFVLVATALLQGYYVRSMRAAADGTKEAPSFTDWGGLVVDGLKLLVVSFVWSFVVLIPMFVLPVVLEFGSAATESIPQSTTAATQATNLGLGIVGVVGGLLIITLALFVSYVVPAAGANFAIEGNLGAGFHVRTILKGAFTSEYAIAWVLALLILMVIGTVGNLLSIILVGFFISFYAQVASFYLWGRGYADGLGRTSGW